In Tachyglossus aculeatus isolate mTacAcu1 chromosome 10, mTacAcu1.pri, whole genome shotgun sequence, the following proteins share a genomic window:
- the PCBP2 gene encoding poly(rC)-binding protein 2 isoform X10 gives MDTGVIEGGLNVTLTIRLLMHGKEVGSIIGKKGESVKKMREESGARINISEGNCPERIITLAGPTNAIFKAFAMIIDKLEEDISSSMTNSTAASRPPVTLRLVVPASQCGSLIGKGGCKIKEIRESTGAQVQVAGDMLPNSTERAITIAGIPQSIIECVKQICVVMLESPPKGVTIPYRPKPSSSPVIFAGGQAYTIQGQYAIPQPDLTKLHQLAMQQSHFPMTHGNTGFSGIESSSPEVKGYWAGLDASAQTTSHELTIPNDLIGCIIGRQGAKINEIRQMSGAQIKIANPVEGSTDRQVTITGSAASISLAQYLINVSLENAKPSSQAASVTIPDHLSINLSQPSTPSSSSSSSTTTPSLATAGTSDAPSSLPNPLPTAPCVSSLLGMKPIPLLALNVVSSAKGPGASGASSSSSSSSAAAAAAAAGASAGASAVPCAPNKLKAEKQRFSPY, from the exons ATGGACACCGGTGTGATTGAAGGTGGATTAAATGTCACGCTCACCATCCGGCTCCTGATGCACGGCAAG GAAGTCGGAAGCATCATTGGGAAG aaagGAGAGTCTGTCAAGAAGATGCGTGAAGAG AGCGGGGCAAGGATCAATATCTCCGAAGGGAATTGCCCCGAGAGGATCATCACCTTGGCCGGACCCACCAAcgccatctttaaagccttcgcGATGATCATTGACAAACTGGAAGAG GACATCAGCAGCTCCATGACCAATAGTACGGCCGCTAGCCGACCCCCGGTCACTCTGCGGCTTGTGGTCCCTGCCAGCCAGTGCGGCTCTCTCATCGGGAAAGGAGGATGCAAGATCAAAGAAATTCGAGAG AGCACGGGGGCTCAGGTCCAAGTGGCGGGAGACATGTTGCCCAACTCGACCGAGCGGGCCATCACCATCGCCGGGATCCCGCAGTCGATCATCGAGTGCGTCAAACAGATCTGCGTGGTCATGTTGGAG TCTCCCCCGAAGGGTGTGACCATCCCGTACCGGCCCAAGCCGTCCAGCTCCCCGGTCATCTTTGCCGGCGGTCAG GCCTATACCATTCAAGGACAGTATGCCATTCCACAGCCAGAT TTGACCAAGCTACATCAGTTGGCGATGCAGCAGTCTCACTTCCCCATGACGCACGGCAACACCGGATTCAGCG gcattgaatccagcTCTCCAGAGGTGAAAGGCTATTGGG CAGGTTTGGATGCATCCGCTCAGACTACTTCTCACGAACTCACCATTCCAAACGAC TTAATTGGCTGCATAATCGGGCGTCAAGGCGCCAAGATCAATGAGATCCGCCAGATGTCTGGGGCGCAGATCAAAATTGCCAACCCGGTGGAGGGGTCTACTGACAGGCAGGTGACCATCACTGGATCTGCCGCCAGCATCAGCCTGGCCCAATATCTAATCAATGTCAG TTTAGAAAACGCTAAACCCTCCTCCCAGGCAGCCTCGGTCACGATTCCCGATCACCTCAGCATCAACCTCTCTCAaccctccaccccttcttcttcttcttcctcctccaccaccaccccctcgcTGGCCACGGCGGGGACCTCCGACGCGCCCTCCAGCCTCCCCAACCCTCTTCCGACCGCCCCTTGTGTCTCCAGTCTGCTTGGCATGAAACCCATCCCTCTCCTGGCTCTCAATGTCGTGTCCTCCGCTAAGGGGCCCGGGGCCTCGGgggcgtcctcctcctcctcctcctcctccgccgccgccgccgccgccgccgccggggcctCCGCCGGGGCCTCCGCCGTGCCCTGCGCCCCTAACAAACTGAAAGCCGAGAAACAGAGATTCTCTCCCTActga
- the PCBP2 gene encoding poly(rC)-binding protein 2 isoform X1 produces the protein MDTGVIEGGLNVTLTIRLLMHGKEVGSIIGKKGESVKKMREESGARINISEGNCPERIITLAGPTNAIFKAFAMIIDKLEEDISSSMTNSTAASRPPVTLRLVVPASQCGSLIGKGGCKIKEIRESTGAQVQVAGDMLPNSTERAITIAGIPQSIIECVKQICVVMLETLSQSPPKGVTIPYRPKPSSSPVIFAGGQDRYSTGSDSASFPHTTPSMCLNPDLEGPPLEAYTIQGQYAIPQPDLTKLHQLAMQQSHFPMTHGNTGFSGIESSSPEVKGYWAGLDASAQTTSHELTIPNDLIGCIIGRQGAKINEIRQMSGAQIKIANPVEGSTDRQVTITGSAASISLAQYLINVSLENAKPSSQAASVTIPDHLSINLSQPSTPSSSSSSSTTTPSLATAGTSDAPSSLPNPLPTAPCVSSLLGMKPIPLLALNVVSSAKGPGASGASSSSSSSSAAAAAAAAGASAGASAVPCAPNKLKAEKQRFSPY, from the exons ATGGACACCGGTGTGATTGAAGGTGGATTAAATGTCACGCTCACCATCCGGCTCCTGATGCACGGCAAG GAAGTCGGAAGCATCATTGGGAAG aaagGAGAGTCTGTCAAGAAGATGCGTGAAGAG AGCGGGGCAAGGATCAATATCTCCGAAGGGAATTGCCCCGAGAGGATCATCACCTTGGCCGGACCCACCAAcgccatctttaaagccttcgcGATGATCATTGACAAACTGGAAGAG GACATCAGCAGCTCCATGACCAATAGTACGGCCGCTAGCCGACCCCCGGTCACTCTGCGGCTTGTGGTCCCTGCCAGCCAGTGCGGCTCTCTCATCGGGAAAGGAGGATGCAAGATCAAAGAAATTCGAGAG AGCACGGGGGCTCAGGTCCAAGTGGCGGGAGACATGTTGCCCAACTCGACCGAGCGGGCCATCACCATCGCCGGGATCCCGCAGTCGATCATCGAGTGCGTCAAACAGATCTGCGTGGTCATGTTGGAG actcTGTCCCAGTCTCCCCCGAAGGGTGTGACCATCCCGTACCGGCCCAAGCCGTCCAGCTCCCCGGTCATCTTTGCCGGCGGTCAG GACAGGTACAGCACAGGCAGCGACAGTGCCAGCTTCCCCCACACCACCCCGTCCATGTGCCTCAATCCTGACCTGGAGGGACCACCTCTCGAG GCCTATACCATTCAAGGACAGTATGCCATTCCACAGCCAGAT TTGACCAAGCTACATCAGTTGGCGATGCAGCAGTCTCACTTCCCCATGACGCACGGCAACACCGGATTCAGCG gcattgaatccagcTCTCCAGAGGTGAAAGGCTATTGGG CAGGTTTGGATGCATCCGCTCAGACTACTTCTCACGAACTCACCATTCCAAACGAC TTAATTGGCTGCATAATCGGGCGTCAAGGCGCCAAGATCAATGAGATCCGCCAGATGTCTGGGGCGCAGATCAAAATTGCCAACCCGGTGGAGGGGTCTACTGACAGGCAGGTGACCATCACTGGATCTGCCGCCAGCATCAGCCTGGCCCAATATCTAATCAATGTCAG TTTAGAAAACGCTAAACCCTCCTCCCAGGCAGCCTCGGTCACGATTCCCGATCACCTCAGCATCAACCTCTCTCAaccctccaccccttcttcttcttcttcctcctccaccaccaccccctcgcTGGCCACGGCGGGGACCTCCGACGCGCCCTCCAGCCTCCCCAACCCTCTTCCGACCGCCCCTTGTGTCTCCAGTCTGCTTGGCATGAAACCCATCCCTCTCCTGGCTCTCAATGTCGTGTCCTCCGCTAAGGGGCCCGGGGCCTCGGgggcgtcctcctcctcctcctcctcctccgccgccgccgccgccgccgccgccggggcctCCGCCGGGGCCTCCGCCGTGCCCTGCGCCCCTAACAAACTGAAAGCCGAGAAACAGAGATTCTCTCCCTActga
- the PCBP2 gene encoding poly(rC)-binding protein 2 isoform X21, translating to MDTGVIEGGLNVTLTIRLLMHGKEVGSIIGKKGESVKKMREESGARINISEGNCPERIITLAGPTNAIFKAFAMIIDKLEEDISSSMTNSTAASRPPVTLRLVVPASQCGSLIGKGGCKIKEIRESTGAQVQVAGDMLPNSTERAITIAGIPQSIIECVKQICVVMLESPPKGVTIPYRPKPSSSPVIFAGGQAYTIQGQYAIPQPDLTKLHQLAMQQSHFPMTHGNTGFSAGLDASAQTTSHELTIPNDLIGCIIGRQGAKINEIRQMSGAQIKIANPVEGSTDRQVTITGSAASISLAQYLINVRLSSETGGMGSS from the exons ATGGACACCGGTGTGATTGAAGGTGGATTAAATGTCACGCTCACCATCCGGCTCCTGATGCACGGCAAG GAAGTCGGAAGCATCATTGGGAAG aaagGAGAGTCTGTCAAGAAGATGCGTGAAGAG AGCGGGGCAAGGATCAATATCTCCGAAGGGAATTGCCCCGAGAGGATCATCACCTTGGCCGGACCCACCAAcgccatctttaaagccttcgcGATGATCATTGACAAACTGGAAGAG GACATCAGCAGCTCCATGACCAATAGTACGGCCGCTAGCCGACCCCCGGTCACTCTGCGGCTTGTGGTCCCTGCCAGCCAGTGCGGCTCTCTCATCGGGAAAGGAGGATGCAAGATCAAAGAAATTCGAGAG AGCACGGGGGCTCAGGTCCAAGTGGCGGGAGACATGTTGCCCAACTCGACCGAGCGGGCCATCACCATCGCCGGGATCCCGCAGTCGATCATCGAGTGCGTCAAACAGATCTGCGTGGTCATGTTGGAG TCTCCCCCGAAGGGTGTGACCATCCCGTACCGGCCCAAGCCGTCCAGCTCCCCGGTCATCTTTGCCGGCGGTCAG GCCTATACCATTCAAGGACAGTATGCCATTCCACAGCCAGAT TTGACCAAGCTACATCAGTTGGCGATGCAGCAGTCTCACTTCCCCATGACGCACGGCAACACCGGATTCAGCG CAGGTTTGGATGCATCCGCTCAGACTACTTCTCACGAACTCACCATTCCAAACGAC TTAATTGGCTGCATAATCGGGCGTCAAGGCGCCAAGATCAATGAGATCCGCCAGATGTCTGGGGCGCAGATCAAAATTGCCAACCCGGTGGAGGGGTCTACTGACAGGCAGGTGACCATCACTGGATCTGCCGCCAGCATCAGCCTGGCCCAATATCTAATCAATGTCAG GCTCTCTTCCGAGACGGGCGGAATGGGCAGCAGCTAG
- the PCBP2 gene encoding poly(rC)-binding protein 2 isoform X22, which produces MDTGVIEGGLNVTLTIRLLMHGKEVGSIIGKKGESVKKMREESGARINISEGNCPERIITLAGPTNAIFKAFAMIIDKLEEDISSSMTNSTAASRPPVTLRLVVPASQCGSLIGKGGCKIKEIRESTGAQVQVAGDMLPNSTERAITIAGIPQSIIECVKQICVVMLESPPKGVTIPYRPKPSSSPVIFAGGQAYTIQGQYAIPQPDLTKLHQLAMQQSHFPMTHGNTGFSGLDASAQTTSHELTIPNDLIGCIIGRQGAKINEIRQMSGAQIKIANPVEGSTDRQVTITGSAASISLAQYLINVRLSSETGGMGSS; this is translated from the exons ATGGACACCGGTGTGATTGAAGGTGGATTAAATGTCACGCTCACCATCCGGCTCCTGATGCACGGCAAG GAAGTCGGAAGCATCATTGGGAAG aaagGAGAGTCTGTCAAGAAGATGCGTGAAGAG AGCGGGGCAAGGATCAATATCTCCGAAGGGAATTGCCCCGAGAGGATCATCACCTTGGCCGGACCCACCAAcgccatctttaaagccttcgcGATGATCATTGACAAACTGGAAGAG GACATCAGCAGCTCCATGACCAATAGTACGGCCGCTAGCCGACCCCCGGTCACTCTGCGGCTTGTGGTCCCTGCCAGCCAGTGCGGCTCTCTCATCGGGAAAGGAGGATGCAAGATCAAAGAAATTCGAGAG AGCACGGGGGCTCAGGTCCAAGTGGCGGGAGACATGTTGCCCAACTCGACCGAGCGGGCCATCACCATCGCCGGGATCCCGCAGTCGATCATCGAGTGCGTCAAACAGATCTGCGTGGTCATGTTGGAG TCTCCCCCGAAGGGTGTGACCATCCCGTACCGGCCCAAGCCGTCCAGCTCCCCGGTCATCTTTGCCGGCGGTCAG GCCTATACCATTCAAGGACAGTATGCCATTCCACAGCCAGAT TTGACCAAGCTACATCAGTTGGCGATGCAGCAGTCTCACTTCCCCATGACGCACGGCAACACCGGATTCAGCG GTTTGGATGCATCCGCTCAGACTACTTCTCACGAACTCACCATTCCAAACGAC TTAATTGGCTGCATAATCGGGCGTCAAGGCGCCAAGATCAATGAGATCCGCCAGATGTCTGGGGCGCAGATCAAAATTGCCAACCCGGTGGAGGGGTCTACTGACAGGCAGGTGACCATCACTGGATCTGCCGCCAGCATCAGCCTGGCCCAATATCTAATCAATGTCAG GCTCTCTTCCGAGACGGGCGGAATGGGCAGCAGCTAG
- the PCBP2 gene encoding poly(rC)-binding protein 2 isoform X9, translated as MDTGVIEGGLNVTLTIRLLMHGKEVGSIIGKKGESVKKMREESGARINISEGNCPERIITLAGPTNAIFKAFAMIIDKLEEDISSSMTNSTAASRPPVTLRLVVPASQCGSLIGKGGCKIKEIRESTGAQVQVAGDMLPNSTERAITIAGIPQSIIECVKQICVVMLETLSQSPPKGVTIPYRPKPSSSPVIFAGGQAYTIQGQYAIPQPDLTKLHQLAMQQSHFPMTHGNTGFSGIESSSPEVKGYWAGLDASAQTTSHELTIPNDLIGCIIGRQGAKINEIRQMSGAQIKIANPVEGSTDRQVTITGSAASISLAQYLINVSLENAKPSSQAASVTIPDHLSINLSQPSTPSSSSSSSTTTPSLATAGTSDAPSSLPNPLPTAPCVSSLLGMKPIPLLALNVVSSAKGPGASGASSSSSSSSAAAAAAAAGASAGASAVPCAPNKLKAEKQRFSPY; from the exons ATGGACACCGGTGTGATTGAAGGTGGATTAAATGTCACGCTCACCATCCGGCTCCTGATGCACGGCAAG GAAGTCGGAAGCATCATTGGGAAG aaagGAGAGTCTGTCAAGAAGATGCGTGAAGAG AGCGGGGCAAGGATCAATATCTCCGAAGGGAATTGCCCCGAGAGGATCATCACCTTGGCCGGACCCACCAAcgccatctttaaagccttcgcGATGATCATTGACAAACTGGAAGAG GACATCAGCAGCTCCATGACCAATAGTACGGCCGCTAGCCGACCCCCGGTCACTCTGCGGCTTGTGGTCCCTGCCAGCCAGTGCGGCTCTCTCATCGGGAAAGGAGGATGCAAGATCAAAGAAATTCGAGAG AGCACGGGGGCTCAGGTCCAAGTGGCGGGAGACATGTTGCCCAACTCGACCGAGCGGGCCATCACCATCGCCGGGATCCCGCAGTCGATCATCGAGTGCGTCAAACAGATCTGCGTGGTCATGTTGGAG actcTGTCCCAGTCTCCCCCGAAGGGTGTGACCATCCCGTACCGGCCCAAGCCGTCCAGCTCCCCGGTCATCTTTGCCGGCGGTCAG GCCTATACCATTCAAGGACAGTATGCCATTCCACAGCCAGAT TTGACCAAGCTACATCAGTTGGCGATGCAGCAGTCTCACTTCCCCATGACGCACGGCAACACCGGATTCAGCG gcattgaatccagcTCTCCAGAGGTGAAAGGCTATTGGG CAGGTTTGGATGCATCCGCTCAGACTACTTCTCACGAACTCACCATTCCAAACGAC TTAATTGGCTGCATAATCGGGCGTCAAGGCGCCAAGATCAATGAGATCCGCCAGATGTCTGGGGCGCAGATCAAAATTGCCAACCCGGTGGAGGGGTCTACTGACAGGCAGGTGACCATCACTGGATCTGCCGCCAGCATCAGCCTGGCCCAATATCTAATCAATGTCAG TTTAGAAAACGCTAAACCCTCCTCCCAGGCAGCCTCGGTCACGATTCCCGATCACCTCAGCATCAACCTCTCTCAaccctccaccccttcttcttcttcttcctcctccaccaccaccccctcgcTGGCCACGGCGGGGACCTCCGACGCGCCCTCCAGCCTCCCCAACCCTCTTCCGACCGCCCCTTGTGTCTCCAGTCTGCTTGGCATGAAACCCATCCCTCTCCTGGCTCTCAATGTCGTGTCCTCCGCTAAGGGGCCCGGGGCCTCGGgggcgtcctcctcctcctcctcctcctccgccgccgccgccgccgccgccgccggggcctCCGCCGGGGCCTCCGCCGTGCCCTGCGCCCCTAACAAACTGAAAGCCGAGAAACAGAGATTCTCTCCCTActga
- the PCBP2 gene encoding poly(rC)-binding protein 2 isoform X15 yields MDTGVIEGGLNVTLTIRLLMHGKEVGSIIGKKGESVKKMREESGARINISEGNCPERIITLAGPTNAIFKAFAMIIDKLEEDISSSMTNSTAASRPPVTLRLVVPASQCGSLIGKGGCKIKEIRESTGAQVQVAGDMLPNSTERAITIAGIPQSIIECVKQICVVMLETLSQSPPKGVTIPYRPKPSSSPVIFAGGQDRYSTGSDSASFPHTTPSMCLNPDLEGPPLEAYTIQGQYAIPQPDLTKLHQLAMQQSHFPMTHGNTGFSAGLDASAQTTSHELTIPNDLIGCIIGRQGAKINEIRQMSGAQIKIANPVEGSTDRQVTITGSAASISLAQYLINVRLSSETGGMGSS; encoded by the exons ATGGACACCGGTGTGATTGAAGGTGGATTAAATGTCACGCTCACCATCCGGCTCCTGATGCACGGCAAG GAAGTCGGAAGCATCATTGGGAAG aaagGAGAGTCTGTCAAGAAGATGCGTGAAGAG AGCGGGGCAAGGATCAATATCTCCGAAGGGAATTGCCCCGAGAGGATCATCACCTTGGCCGGACCCACCAAcgccatctttaaagccttcgcGATGATCATTGACAAACTGGAAGAG GACATCAGCAGCTCCATGACCAATAGTACGGCCGCTAGCCGACCCCCGGTCACTCTGCGGCTTGTGGTCCCTGCCAGCCAGTGCGGCTCTCTCATCGGGAAAGGAGGATGCAAGATCAAAGAAATTCGAGAG AGCACGGGGGCTCAGGTCCAAGTGGCGGGAGACATGTTGCCCAACTCGACCGAGCGGGCCATCACCATCGCCGGGATCCCGCAGTCGATCATCGAGTGCGTCAAACAGATCTGCGTGGTCATGTTGGAG actcTGTCCCAGTCTCCCCCGAAGGGTGTGACCATCCCGTACCGGCCCAAGCCGTCCAGCTCCCCGGTCATCTTTGCCGGCGGTCAG GACAGGTACAGCACAGGCAGCGACAGTGCCAGCTTCCCCCACACCACCCCGTCCATGTGCCTCAATCCTGACCTGGAGGGACCACCTCTCGAG GCCTATACCATTCAAGGACAGTATGCCATTCCACAGCCAGAT TTGACCAAGCTACATCAGTTGGCGATGCAGCAGTCTCACTTCCCCATGACGCACGGCAACACCGGATTCAGCG CAGGTTTGGATGCATCCGCTCAGACTACTTCTCACGAACTCACCATTCCAAACGAC TTAATTGGCTGCATAATCGGGCGTCAAGGCGCCAAGATCAATGAGATCCGCCAGATGTCTGGGGCGCAGATCAAAATTGCCAACCCGGTGGAGGGGTCTACTGACAGGCAGGTGACCATCACTGGATCTGCCGCCAGCATCAGCCTGGCCCAATATCTAATCAATGTCAG GCTCTCTTCCGAGACGGGCGGAATGGGCAGCAGCTAG
- the PCBP2 gene encoding poly(rC)-binding protein 2 isoform X16 yields the protein MDTGVIEGGLNVTLTIRLLMHGKEVGSIIGKKGESVKKMREESGARINISEGNCPERIITLAGPTNAIFKAFAMIIDKLEEDISSSMTNSTAASRPPVTLRLVVPASQCGSLIGKGGCKIKEIRESTGAQVQVAGDMLPNSTERAITIAGIPQSIIECVKQICVVMLETLSQSPPKGVTIPYRPKPSSSPVIFAGGQDRYSTGSDSASFPHTTPSMCLNPDLEGPPLEAYTIQGQYAIPQPDLTKLHQLAMQQSHFPMTHGNTGFSGLDASAQTTSHELTIPNDLIGCIIGRQGAKINEIRQMSGAQIKIANPVEGSTDRQVTITGSAASISLAQYLINVRLSSETGGMGSS from the exons ATGGACACCGGTGTGATTGAAGGTGGATTAAATGTCACGCTCACCATCCGGCTCCTGATGCACGGCAAG GAAGTCGGAAGCATCATTGGGAAG aaagGAGAGTCTGTCAAGAAGATGCGTGAAGAG AGCGGGGCAAGGATCAATATCTCCGAAGGGAATTGCCCCGAGAGGATCATCACCTTGGCCGGACCCACCAAcgccatctttaaagccttcgcGATGATCATTGACAAACTGGAAGAG GACATCAGCAGCTCCATGACCAATAGTACGGCCGCTAGCCGACCCCCGGTCACTCTGCGGCTTGTGGTCCCTGCCAGCCAGTGCGGCTCTCTCATCGGGAAAGGAGGATGCAAGATCAAAGAAATTCGAGAG AGCACGGGGGCTCAGGTCCAAGTGGCGGGAGACATGTTGCCCAACTCGACCGAGCGGGCCATCACCATCGCCGGGATCCCGCAGTCGATCATCGAGTGCGTCAAACAGATCTGCGTGGTCATGTTGGAG actcTGTCCCAGTCTCCCCCGAAGGGTGTGACCATCCCGTACCGGCCCAAGCCGTCCAGCTCCCCGGTCATCTTTGCCGGCGGTCAG GACAGGTACAGCACAGGCAGCGACAGTGCCAGCTTCCCCCACACCACCCCGTCCATGTGCCTCAATCCTGACCTGGAGGGACCACCTCTCGAG GCCTATACCATTCAAGGACAGTATGCCATTCCACAGCCAGAT TTGACCAAGCTACATCAGTTGGCGATGCAGCAGTCTCACTTCCCCATGACGCACGGCAACACCGGATTCAGCG GTTTGGATGCATCCGCTCAGACTACTTCTCACGAACTCACCATTCCAAACGAC TTAATTGGCTGCATAATCGGGCGTCAAGGCGCCAAGATCAATGAGATCCGCCAGATGTCTGGGGCGCAGATCAAAATTGCCAACCCGGTGGAGGGGTCTACTGACAGGCAGGTGACCATCACTGGATCTGCCGCCAGCATCAGCCTGGCCCAATATCTAATCAATGTCAG GCTCTCTTCCGAGACGGGCGGAATGGGCAGCAGCTAG
- the PCBP2 gene encoding poly(rC)-binding protein 2 isoform X18, translated as MDTGVIEGGLNVTLTIRLLMHGKEVGSIIGKKGESVKKMREESGARINISEGNCPERIITLAGPTNAIFKAFAMIIDKLEEDISSSMTNSTAASRPPVTLRLVVPASQCGSLIGKGGCKIKEIRESTGAQVQVAGDMLPNSTERAITIAGIPQSIIECVKQICVVMLETLSQSPPKGVTIPYRPKPSSSPVIFAGGQAYTIQGQYAIPQPDLTKLHQLAMQQSHFPMTHGNTGFSGIESSSPEVKGYWAGLDASAQTTSHELTIPNDLIGCIIGRQGAKINEIRQMSGAQIKIANPVEGSTDRQVTITGSAASISLAQYLINVRLSSETGGMGSS; from the exons ATGGACACCGGTGTGATTGAAGGTGGATTAAATGTCACGCTCACCATCCGGCTCCTGATGCACGGCAAG GAAGTCGGAAGCATCATTGGGAAG aaagGAGAGTCTGTCAAGAAGATGCGTGAAGAG AGCGGGGCAAGGATCAATATCTCCGAAGGGAATTGCCCCGAGAGGATCATCACCTTGGCCGGACCCACCAAcgccatctttaaagccttcgcGATGATCATTGACAAACTGGAAGAG GACATCAGCAGCTCCATGACCAATAGTACGGCCGCTAGCCGACCCCCGGTCACTCTGCGGCTTGTGGTCCCTGCCAGCCAGTGCGGCTCTCTCATCGGGAAAGGAGGATGCAAGATCAAAGAAATTCGAGAG AGCACGGGGGCTCAGGTCCAAGTGGCGGGAGACATGTTGCCCAACTCGACCGAGCGGGCCATCACCATCGCCGGGATCCCGCAGTCGATCATCGAGTGCGTCAAACAGATCTGCGTGGTCATGTTGGAG actcTGTCCCAGTCTCCCCCGAAGGGTGTGACCATCCCGTACCGGCCCAAGCCGTCCAGCTCCCCGGTCATCTTTGCCGGCGGTCAG GCCTATACCATTCAAGGACAGTATGCCATTCCACAGCCAGAT TTGACCAAGCTACATCAGTTGGCGATGCAGCAGTCTCACTTCCCCATGACGCACGGCAACACCGGATTCAGCG gcattgaatccagcTCTCCAGAGGTGAAAGGCTATTGGG CAGGTTTGGATGCATCCGCTCAGACTACTTCTCACGAACTCACCATTCCAAACGAC TTAATTGGCTGCATAATCGGGCGTCAAGGCGCCAAGATCAATGAGATCCGCCAGATGTCTGGGGCGCAGATCAAAATTGCCAACCCGGTGGAGGGGTCTACTGACAGGCAGGTGACCATCACTGGATCTGCCGCCAGCATCAGCCTGGCCCAATATCTAATCAATGTCAG GCTCTCTTCCGAGACGGGCGGAATGGGCAGCAGCTAG
- the PCBP2 gene encoding poly(rC)-binding protein 2 isoform X12, whose translation MDTGVIEGGLNVTLTIRLLMHGKEVGSIIGKKGESVKKMREESGARINISEGNCPERIITLAGPTNAIFKAFAMIIDKLEEDISSSMTNSTAASRPPVTLRLVVPASQCGSLIGKGGCKIKEIRESTGAQVQVAGDMLPNSTERAITIAGIPQSIIECVKQICVVMLETLSQSPPKGVTIPYRPKPSSSPVIFAGGQDRYSTGSDSASFPHTTPSMCLNPDLEGPPLEAYTIQGQYAIPQPDLTKLHQLAMQQSHFPMTHGNTGFSGIESSSPEVKGYWGLDASAQTTSHELTIPNDLIGCIIGRQGAKINEIRQMSGAQIKIANPVEGSTDRQVTITGSAASISLAQYLINVRLSSETGGMGSS comes from the exons ATGGACACCGGTGTGATTGAAGGTGGATTAAATGTCACGCTCACCATCCGGCTCCTGATGCACGGCAAG GAAGTCGGAAGCATCATTGGGAAG aaagGAGAGTCTGTCAAGAAGATGCGTGAAGAG AGCGGGGCAAGGATCAATATCTCCGAAGGGAATTGCCCCGAGAGGATCATCACCTTGGCCGGACCCACCAAcgccatctttaaagccttcgcGATGATCATTGACAAACTGGAAGAG GACATCAGCAGCTCCATGACCAATAGTACGGCCGCTAGCCGACCCCCGGTCACTCTGCGGCTTGTGGTCCCTGCCAGCCAGTGCGGCTCTCTCATCGGGAAAGGAGGATGCAAGATCAAAGAAATTCGAGAG AGCACGGGGGCTCAGGTCCAAGTGGCGGGAGACATGTTGCCCAACTCGACCGAGCGGGCCATCACCATCGCCGGGATCCCGCAGTCGATCATCGAGTGCGTCAAACAGATCTGCGTGGTCATGTTGGAG actcTGTCCCAGTCTCCCCCGAAGGGTGTGACCATCCCGTACCGGCCCAAGCCGTCCAGCTCCCCGGTCATCTTTGCCGGCGGTCAG GACAGGTACAGCACAGGCAGCGACAGTGCCAGCTTCCCCCACACCACCCCGTCCATGTGCCTCAATCCTGACCTGGAGGGACCACCTCTCGAG GCCTATACCATTCAAGGACAGTATGCCATTCCACAGCCAGAT TTGACCAAGCTACATCAGTTGGCGATGCAGCAGTCTCACTTCCCCATGACGCACGGCAACACCGGATTCAGCG gcattgaatccagcTCTCCAGAGGTGAAAGGCTATTGGG GTTTGGATGCATCCGCTCAGACTACTTCTCACGAACTCACCATTCCAAACGAC TTAATTGGCTGCATAATCGGGCGTCAAGGCGCCAAGATCAATGAGATCCGCCAGATGTCTGGGGCGCAGATCAAAATTGCCAACCCGGTGGAGGGGTCTACTGACAGGCAGGTGACCATCACTGGATCTGCCGCCAGCATCAGCCTGGCCCAATATCTAATCAATGTCAG GCTCTCTTCCGAGACGGGCGGAATGGGCAGCAGCTAG